CTTTGGCGGTCAGCTGTGGAAGAACGGCTTTGTGCTGAACGCGAACTACCGCGCAGGCAGCGTGCCGGCCCAGACGGCCATGGAAATCCTGAAGCGCAACATTGAAGCCCTGAACCCCAAGTTCAAGGTGAACATCACGGCCAAGCCCTGGAGCGAGATGCTGGAAGACTCCAAGAAGGGCACCGAGCCCATGATCATCATCGGCTGGGCGCCGGACTACGCCGACCCCGACAACTTCATGTACACCTTCTACTCCAGCAACGGCTACTACTTCCCCCGCAGCAACTTCAAGGATGCCCAGGTGGACAAGTGGCTGGAGCAGGCCCGCAACACGGTGAACACCGCCGAGCGTAACCGCCTGTACAGCCTCGTGGGCAAGAAGGCCTACGAGCAGGCCCCCTTCATCCTGATTCCGGCCGGAATCGGCTACACCTTCGTGCGCGACAACCTCGTGGGTGTGAGCGCCTCGAACTACAACCCCATGATCAGCTTCTCCAGCACCGGCACCTTCTGGAAGGAACTGAGCAAGAAGTAAGGCTTCAGCGCCCCTAGCGGGACCTGAAGACCAGGGCAGCTCCACTGTGGGCTGCCCTGTCGCCTTGGGCCCTGTGCCAAAGCTCAACCCCTTGGCCCCGGCTAGAGCGTTTCTTAAGGGTTGCCGGCGCGGCCACGCCAGGGCGCGTTCGGGGGTGGCCTGCAGACGGGGCGCTGCGCTGGGCGCGGGCCCTCATGTTCCGCCATCTTGGCGCGTCCCTTTGCGCTGTCTGCCTGTCTTGGTCTACCCTAACGGGCGGATTCCATGCACGCGGTTCCAACTGTCGGTTTTGTGACTCTTCACCTTCTTTCCCTCTCCGCCGCGCGCCACCTGGGTGCGCGGGACCGGAGCTTTCCCCGAGGGCTTCATGCTTAATTTCATCCTGAGGCGGGTCATCCAGATTCCTGTGGTGATGCTCGTCCTCTCCCTGATGATCGTGGGCCTGACGCAGCTGCTCACGCCTGAGCAGCGCGCCGCGCCGTACATCCGCAGCGAGCAGCAGGCCGCGCGGCTGGAACAGATCATTGAGCAACGTGGCCTGCGGGACCCCTTTCACGTGCAGTACAGCCGCTGGCTGGGCGCCACCCTTAAGGGCGATCTGGGGTATTCCAAGGCCAGCAGTCAGGACGTGATCGTGACGATCAAGGAACGGCTGCCGCGCACCATTGAGCTGACTCTGGTCACGGCCATTCCCATTTTGCTGCTCAGTATCTGGCTGGGCACCCTCAGCGCCCTGCACAAGGACAAGTTCATTGATCAGGTGCTGCGTGTGCTGGTGGTGCTGGGCTACAGCCTGCCCAGTTTCGTGGTGGGCATCCTGCTGCTGGCTATCTTTTACGGCTATCTAGGCGTGCTCCCGGGCGCGGGGCAGGTCAGCGTGCTCAACCAGTTTGCCCTGGTGGACCTGCAGCGCTACACCGGCCTGCTCAGCGTGGACGCAGCACTGAATGGCCGCTGGGACATTGCCTGGGACGTGCTGCAACACCTGATTCTGCCGGCCCTGACCCTGGTGATTGTGCTGAGCGCCAGCATCATCAAGGTGATGCGCAACAACATGCTTGAAGCGCTGACCAGCGACTACGTGCGCACGGCCCGCGCCAAGGGCCTGTCCAGCCGCGTGGTGAACAACAAGCACGCCCGGCGCAACGCCCTGCTGAGCATTGTGACCCTGGCCGGCTTCCTGATTATCGGTCTGCTGAGCGGCTCGCTGATTACGGAAACTATCTTTGCTTACCCCGGTATCGGGCAGTGGGTCGTGCAAGCCGCGCAGGGCGTGGACTTGGCCGCCGTGCTGGGTTTTGCGATGCTCTCGGCGATTATGGTGGTGGTGGTCAGTACCATCGTGGACATTCTGTACGGGGTTATTGACCCGCGCGTGAGGTTCGACTGATGTCCCGCTGCCCCGCTTCCCCCCGGAGGACCGCATGACCACCGCTGTCGCCCCTGCCATGAAAAGCCGCAGCAGCTGGCAGCTGTTCTGGACCAGCCCGGCTATTCGCAAGCTGCGCCGCAACCCGCTGGCCATCACCGGCCTGATCGTGACCCTGCTGTTTGGGCTGATAGCTCTGTTCGCTCCTCTGATCGCCAAGCCCAGTGGGAACTGCCTGCGCGACCTGAACATCACCCAGGCGAGCGAGGTTTACAACCCAGGGCGCGCAGCGTTCTGGCAGGCCACCCTGGCCCCCCCCAAGAGCTGCTATCTGATCGAGCGCCTGAGCTTTCAGCAGCAGCCCACGCCCCCCAGCCAGGACGCGATCTTCGGTACGGTGAACGGCTACAACATCTTTTATGGCCTGGTGTGGGGCACCCGCACCGCGCTGAAACTGTCGTTCATCATCGTGGGCATCACGCTCCTGACCGGCGTGATTATCGGGGCCATCAGCGGCTATTACGGCGGCTGGGTGGATAACCTGATTCAGCGCTTTATTGACGTGTTGTTCGCCCTGCCGCCCCTGATCCTGACTGTGGTGATCCTGACCATCCTGCGCGCCAAGTTCAGTTCTGGTGGCACGACGTACGACCCCACCATTCCCATGATCGTGGCCTTCTGCATCGCGGGTTGGGCCAGCTACGCCCGTCTGATTCGCGGCGAGGTGCTGCGCACCCGGCAGCTGGAATACGTGGACGCCGCCCGCAGCCTGGGCGCCCGCGACTTCCGCCTGATCATGAAGCACGTGGTGCCCAACAGCATCGCGGCCGTGTTCACCACCGCCGTGCTGGACCTGGCCACTGTGCCCCTCAGCATCGCCGGTCTGTCGTTCCTGGGTCTGGGTTTTGAACCCGGTTACTCCGAATGGGGGCAACTGGTGGACTTCGCCCGCGCGTGGCTGAAGCCGGAATACTGGTACGTACTGGTATACCCGGCGGTGTTCATCGTGCTGTTCAGTCTGGCCTTTAACCTGTTTGGTGACGGCCTGCGCGACGCGCTGGACCCCAAATCCCGCTAAACCCACTTCAGAACACCGCGCCCGAAGTTTGGGCGCGGTGTTTTCTTTGGGGCAAGCAGGGTATGGAACAGAGGACACCGCCTGCTCCCAACCAGTACTTCTCGCAGGGTCTGCAAAACGGCGGCGCTGCGGAAACGGCCCCTCGTACTGCCAGAAGGACAGCCTGCACCAGCAGCCCCGAAGCCGACTCTTCGACACAGGGGCCAACTGCTGAGCCATTCCCGCCTCAGCGGAGTGGGGCTTCTTCCACTGGCTTCACCCAACCTGCCAGACTGCGCCAGACCAGCACATGCCCCAGCGCGGCCAGCCCCAGGAGTGTGAGCACCAAACCCCAAGTGGGCACAAAGGCGCCAGCCAGCAGCAGCGGCACCCCTGGCACACTGGTGCCCTGGAAGGCCGCAGTCAGGGCCGCCTGGGGGGCCGGCACGCCCACCCGGCGGGCCGAACGCCGGGCCAGCAGGTAGGCCGCTGCCGCCAGCCCAGCGGCCAGCAGCACCACCGCCACACGGCCACCCAGGGGAAGCGCGGCAGCGCCCTGCAGAAGTTGCACCAGCCCCACCAGGACTGCCGGGCCAGCAGTCAGGGCCAGCCCCAGGGCGTAGGCCCGCCGGGCGGCTCGCTGCTGGGCCGCCGGGGTGCCCGCGCGCAGGTCCCGGGCAAAGGCCTCAAGCATGGGCGCCCAGA
The window above is part of the Deinococcus aquaedulcis genome. Proteins encoded here:
- a CDS encoding ABC transporter permease, coding for MTTAVAPAMKSRSSWQLFWTSPAIRKLRRNPLAITGLIVTLLFGLIALFAPLIAKPSGNCLRDLNITQASEVYNPGRAAFWQATLAPPKSCYLIERLSFQQQPTPPSQDAIFGTVNGYNIFYGLVWGTRTALKLSFIIVGITLLTGVIIGAISGYYGGWVDNLIQRFIDVLFALPPLILTVVILTILRAKFSSGGTTYDPTIPMIVAFCIAGWASYARLIRGEVLRTRQLEYVDAARSLGARDFRLIMKHVVPNSIAAVFTTAVLDLATVPLSIAGLSFLGLGFEPGYSEWGQLVDFARAWLKPEYWYVLVYPAVFIVLFSLAFNLFGDGLRDALDPKSR
- a CDS encoding ABC transporter permease, translating into MLNFILRRVIQIPVVMLVLSLMIVGLTQLLTPEQRAAPYIRSEQQAARLEQIIEQRGLRDPFHVQYSRWLGATLKGDLGYSKASSQDVIVTIKERLPRTIELTLVTAIPILLLSIWLGTLSALHKDKFIDQVLRVLVVLGYSLPSFVVGILLLAIFYGYLGVLPGAGQVSVLNQFALVDLQRYTGLLSVDAALNGRWDIAWDVLQHLILPALTLVIVLSASIIKVMRNNMLEALTSDYVRTARAKGLSSRVVNNKHARRNALLSIVTLAGFLIIGLLSGSLITETIFAYPGIGQWVVQAAQGVDLAAVLGFAMLSAIMVVVVSTIVDILYGVIDPRVRFD